Proteins encoded within one genomic window of Methanosarcina barkeri str. Wiesmoor:
- a CDS encoding decaprenyl-phosphate phosphoribosyltransferase, with amino-acid sequence MKIVDYNLKSVYFISRRVLKVFKGSQFIYITKVKIIKEIIISMRPKQWYKNFVLFAGIIFSLNLFHVYMWITVFFSFIIFCTVSGSEYIINDIMDKEKDKNHPKKRNRPIASGKLDTSNALIFVAIMLCTAFTGAYLINVQFLGVTLAYFLLIVLYSLFLKHIVLIDVITISLGFVLRAIAGCLAIKVSVSPWLIVCTFLAALVLAIGKRKNELMLLENGATKHRKVLSDYSPEILDKMMTVVTSTLIMSYSLYTFFTSNTWMMITIPLIIYGLFRYIFLVNSKNMGGEPEMLFKDKGMLSCMVLWGSSIIVMLGSRL; translated from the coding sequence GTGAAAATCGTGGACTATAATCTAAAAAGCGTCTACTTTATTTCGAGAAGAGTCCTTAAGGTTTTTAAGGGTTCACAGTTTATATATATTACAAAAGTAAAAATTATCAAAGAAATTATTATATCAATGCGTCCAAAACAATGGTACAAAAATTTTGTATTATTTGCAGGCATTATCTTTTCATTAAACTTATTCCACGTTTATATGTGGATTACTGTATTTTTCTCATTCATTATATTTTGTACAGTATCTGGGTCTGAGTACATCATTAATGACATAATGGACAAAGAAAAAGACAAAAATCATCCCAAAAAGCGTAATCGTCCCATTGCTTCAGGAAAATTAGATACATCAAATGCACTCATTTTTGTAGCTATTATGCTCTGCACAGCATTTACTGGAGCATATCTAATAAACGTTCAATTTTTAGGAGTCACTTTGGCTTATTTTCTTTTAATCGTTTTATACTCTTTATTTCTAAAGCATATTGTTCTTATCGATGTTATTACTATTTCATTGGGTTTTGTACTAAGGGCAATTGCAGGCTGTTTAGCAATAAAAGTTTCCGTCTCCCCCTGGCTGATTGTATGCACCTTTTTAGCCGCACTTGTCCTAGCAATTGGGAAAAGAAAGAATGAACTGATGTTGCTGGAAAATGGAGCAACCAAACACCGTAAAGTCCTGAGTGATTATTCACCAGAAATACTAGACAAAATGATGACTGTGGTTACCAGTACATTGATTATGTCTTATTCTCTTTATACATTTTTTACAAGTAATACTTGGATGATGATAACAATACCCTTAATAATTTATGGATTGTTCAGATATATCTTCCTCGTTAATTCTAAAAATATGGGAGGAGAGCCAGAAATGTTGTTTAAAGATAAAGGAATGCTATCGTGCATGGTTTTGTGGGGATCCTCAATAATTGTAATGCTTGGATCGAGGTTATGA
- a CDS encoding glycosyltransferase family 39 protein has product MSILQKYTNEILIKKEYIIVSIISLFIFIIGIQITPGLTVDSLRYISVAEKIVTEGALYPIEVHSSSYASYATTISPPLFEYLISAFLLLGFEKLTAGGMVSLLFLALLPFPIYYLAKEVNNRKIGYLSILFMISMVSTWYVGTYVWTEMTFTFLSLSSLYYCIKYININRTRNLLLCSIFCMLSCLTRWFGIILGISIFLVFLYRHYTENRPSRVVLLLYSIISFSPVSILLLRNILFKRSVYPTSGLRVKFLDIFIVPIGSILMDFFYPFYMYFYKLILLIYHNKISISSINLNFNFIYSLAILVSIILFILLIRLIIKFIDNYRSIKDKILLCKRKIVILPVILYLVLYLLGLMFLKCISSFDPLGTRFLFPVYPLIIIIFFYLYNTMISCLYGIDKLQVKKCFFAFVILFLLFQSIRTSYLLIYQKDGKGYSSPEVKSFTTSNSFIFLKSN; this is encoded by the coding sequence ATGTCAATACTACAAAAATATACTAATGAAATACTGATCAAAAAAGAATATATAATCGTTTCTATTATTTCATTATTTATATTTATAATCGGAATCCAAATAACTCCTGGTCTTACAGTAGATTCATTGAGGTATATTTCTGTTGCAGAAAAAATCGTCACAGAGGGAGCACTTTATCCTATAGAAGTACATAGTAGTTCATATGCCTCTTATGCAACAACAATAAGTCCTCCACTGTTTGAATATTTAATTTCGGCGTTTTTACTCCTTGGCTTTGAAAAGCTCACCGCTGGTGGCATGGTTTCTTTGCTTTTTTTGGCACTTCTTCCATTTCCAATTTATTACTTAGCAAAAGAAGTGAATAATCGGAAAATTGGCTACTTATCAATTCTATTTATGATTTCGATGGTTTCAACGTGGTATGTTGGTACATATGTATGGACTGAGATGACTTTTACTTTTCTTTCTTTATCTTCACTTTATTACTGTATAAAATATATAAATATCAATCGGACTAGAAATCTCCTCTTATGTTCTATCTTTTGTATGCTATCGTGCCTGACAAGATGGTTTGGAATCATTTTAGGTATCTCAATATTTTTAGTATTTTTATACAGACATTATACAGAGAATCGCCCTTCTAGAGTTGTGTTATTACTTTATTCAATAATTTCTTTTTCCCCTGTTAGTATTTTGCTTTTGAGAAACATTCTATTTAAAAGATCTGTCTACCCAACTTCAGGACTAAGAGTGAAATTCTTAGATATTTTCATTGTTCCTATCGGATCGATTTTAATGGATTTTTTCTATCCATTTTATATGTATTTCTACAAATTAATTCTTCTTATTTATCATAACAAAATTTCTATCAGCTCAATAAATCTCAATTTTAACTTTATATATAGTTTAGCAATATTGGTATCAATAATTTTATTCATTTTGCTGATTAGACTCATAATTAAGTTCATAGATAACTATCGATCCATAAAAGATAAAATATTGTTGTGTAAAAGAAAAATTGTTATTTTACCGGTGATACTATATCTGGTTTTATACCTTCTTGGATTAATGTTTTTGAAATGTATCTCTTCTTTTGATCCTCTTGGCACAAGATTTCTTTTCCCAGTGTACCCTTTAATAATCATAATATTTTTTTACTTGTATAATACAATGATTTCATGTTTATACGGAATTGACAAGTTACAAGTAAAAAAATGCTTTTTTGCATTCGTAATATTATTTTTATTATTTCAGAGTATTAGAACTTCGTACTTATTGATATATCAAAAAGATGGGAAAGGATACAGTTCCCCAGAAGTTAAAAGTTTTACAACATCCAACTCGTTTATTTTTTTGAAGAGTAATTGA
- a CDS encoding PHP domain-containing protein — translation MTLRFDLHIHSKYSSDGVLDPKKIVKTAIKRNLKGIAITDHNTIKGGLKAIEYETKDFKVIVGSEIMTDQGEVIGLFLSEEIKSNNLINVVSEIKAQNGIVIVPHPFDEMRRSALHPKEECASLIDCIEGFNSRCIFQKYNDKAVEYANKHNLPLVAGSDAHFANEIGNAGIVTQSEDLQDAIIKNNIEIFGSRSMFINHAFTKGLKRWRKIRYG, via the coding sequence ATGACTTTAAGATTTGATCTACATATTCACTCGAAGTATTCTTCAGATGGTGTTCTAGACCCAAAGAAAATTGTAAAAACCGCGATTAAAAGAAACTTGAAGGGAATTGCTATTACCGACCATAATACGATAAAAGGAGGATTAAAAGCAATAGAGTATGAAACTAAAGATTTTAAGGTAATAGTAGGTTCAGAAATTATGACTGATCAAGGAGAAGTTATTGGACTTTTCCTTTCAGAAGAAATAAAATCAAATAATTTGATAAATGTGGTATCTGAAATCAAAGCTCAAAATGGAATTGTAATCGTTCCGCATCCTTTCGATGAAATGAGACGTTCAGCACTTCACCCAAAAGAAGAATGTGCTTCTCTAATCGACTGTATAGAAGGCTTTAATTCCAGATGTATTTTCCAAAAGTACAATGATAAAGCTGTTGAATATGCTAATAAACATAACTTACCACTTGTCGCTGGAAGCGATGCCCATTTTGCAAATGAAATTGGAAATGCGGGAATCGTTACCCAGAGTGAAGATTTGCAAGACGCGATAATTAAAAATAACATTGAGATATTCGGAAGCCGATCAATGTTTATTAACCATGCTTTTACCAAGGGACTGAAAAGATGGCGAAAAATAAGATATGGATGA
- a CDS encoding lysylphosphatidylglycerol synthase transmembrane domain-containing protein, whose product MAKNKIWMIVLFTIIVYIIMGVYADVGKLSLTISEFRWQYFLLLIGLTTVGYFIRYIKWDLFLRATGLHLDYKENLFIFFSGLSMIVTPGKLGEIWKSWLIKDISGEELSKTLPIVIMDRVTDIVSLVLLSFLGIFYYRKGISFLIVLSICCIGFYIAIRSQSISGKMKKVLEKKFSKYTTDMQLMHETMNKITEPKIFVSLSLLNVLAWFFECMGLYYVVIGFGHYIKISLSTFIFSFSSLAGGISMVPGGIGVAEAGISGLLILNGISPALSVGIALILRLGSFWYGALLGFTVHVIFKKKFMRAKENLGNGVKNV is encoded by the coding sequence ATGGCGAAAAATAAGATATGGATGATAGTTCTTTTTACAATTATAGTTTACATTATAATGGGAGTATATGCTGACGTTGGAAAATTGTCCCTTACTATATCCGAATTCCGATGGCAGTACTTTCTCCTTTTGATAGGCCTAACTACAGTAGGTTATTTTATTAGGTATATCAAATGGGATCTTTTTCTGAGAGCTACAGGTTTACACCTTGATTATAAAGAAAATCTCTTCATATTTTTCAGTGGACTTTCAATGATTGTAACTCCAGGCAAGCTAGGTGAAATCTGGAAAAGCTGGCTTATTAAAGATATTTCTGGGGAAGAATTAAGCAAAACTCTTCCTATTGTAATTATGGATCGAGTGACCGATATAGTAAGTCTGGTACTTCTTTCTTTTCTGGGTATTTTTTACTACAGAAAAGGAATTTCTTTTCTAATCGTTCTTTCTATTTGCTGCATAGGATTTTACATTGCCATAAGATCACAGTCAATTTCTGGTAAAATGAAAAAAGTTCTTGAGAAAAAATTTAGTAAGTATACAACTGATATGCAATTGATGCATGAAACCATGAATAAAATAACAGAGCCGAAAATCTTTGTGTCGCTTTCCCTGTTGAATGTTCTTGCGTGGTTTTTCGAGTGTATGGGGCTTTATTATGTGGTCATCGGTTTTGGGCATTACATAAAGATTTCACTCTCAACGTTTATATTCAGTTTTTCCTCCCTAGCAGGAGGAATAAGCATGGTCCCTGGGGGTATAGGAGTGGCAGAGGCAGGTATATCAGGGCTTTTAATTTTAAACGGTATTTCTCCAGCATTGTCTGTTGGAATAGCCCTGATTCTCCGACTTGGATCCTTCTGGTATGGAGCACTTTTAGGATTTACAGTTCATGTGATATTTAAAAAGAAATTTATGAGAGCTAAGGAAAATTTAGGTAACGGGGTTAAAAATGTCTAA
- a CDS encoding DUF362 domain-containing protein — translation MSKVAVLKTHPSTITDDYSKLMRLVEYEKIVPKQNKTVLKINLSWSLYYPACSTPPWQLEGVLKTLRNDGYKNVVGVENQTVVTHPWKGSYLNKWLPVLKKYDTEFKPLTNVKWTPYNPKSEMLAMYDIFDEIIVPEAFIESNVIHLPTVKTHGHTTTTGSMKNAFGGLIPKRRHHAHIKIHEVLVDLLSIQKEIHKGIFAVMDGTVCGNGAGPRTMIPYIGNLILASDDQVAIDAVAAKMMGFDPLNINYIHMAHERGLGMGDTDQIEIVGLEKSEYNKINFGFEVQKSPVVKWDQRIRKGTSSIKWLHSLLFHSPIFRTFIFASETYHDKLWYPTAGKKNIETFMKTEWGKLFESYEYGNYPKYTEVKEWNPY, via the coding sequence ATGTCTAAAGTTGCAGTGCTAAAAACACATCCAAGTACCATTACAGATGATTACTCTAAATTGATGAGACTTGTAGAATATGAAAAAATAGTTCCAAAACAAAATAAGACAGTACTAAAAATAAACCTTTCCTGGTCTCTTTATTACCCAGCTTGTTCGACACCTCCCTGGCAACTTGAAGGAGTATTAAAAACGCTTCGAAATGACGGATACAAGAATGTAGTGGGAGTGGAGAATCAGACCGTTGTAACCCATCCATGGAAAGGATCTTACTTGAATAAATGGCTTCCAGTACTCAAAAAGTATGATACAGAATTTAAACCACTAACAAATGTGAAATGGACACCCTATAATCCGAAGTCTGAAATGCTTGCAATGTACGATATATTTGACGAAATAATCGTTCCTGAGGCATTTATAGAAAGCAATGTGATTCACCTCCCAACAGTGAAAACTCATGGACATACAACGACCACTGGTTCGATGAAAAATGCATTTGGAGGCCTGATCCCTAAAAGAAGACACCATGCCCATATAAAAATACATGAAGTTTTGGTTGATCTTCTATCCATCCAGAAAGAGATCCATAAAGGAATTTTTGCAGTTATGGATGGGACTGTATGTGGAAATGGGGCTGGCCCAAGAACAATGATTCCATACATAGGAAATCTAATTCTGGCAAGTGACGATCAGGTTGCTATCGATGCAGTCGCTGCAAAGATGATGGGTTTTGACCCTTTAAATATAAATTATATTCACATGGCTCATGAAAGAGGATTGGGAATGGGTGATACTGACCAGATAGAAATTGTAGGGCTGGAAAAAAGCGAGTATAATAAGATCAATTTTGGCTTTGAAGTCCAAAAAAGTCCGGTCGTCAAATGGGATCAGAGGATTCGAAAGGGCACATCAAGTATAAAGTGGCTTCATTCCTTATTATTTCACTCCCCAATTTTCAGGACATTTATCTTTGCATCCGAAACTTACCATGATAAACTGTGGTATCCTACTGCGGGGAAAAAGAATATTGAAACATTTATGAAAACCGAATGGGGAAAACTATTTGAAAGCTACGAATACGGAAATTATCCTAAATATACTGAAGTAAAAGAGTGGAACCCTTACTAA
- a CDS encoding glycosyltransferase family 39 protein: MNLKNNLAKVTQAYCSIVDNFFQWILIRILIKKSTYLKILKSVYINEKTILACLFLIALTIRISVYAILSPAYYPLDPSDLSSDSRAYDLNAINGITNGEFSTYWQPGISFILGIIYLIFGHNIIIASLLLILIGSYVGIISYLISKYIFSQKKAGYLSFFLIAIYPYLILESPKIMSDTFALFIFTSSLYYIIKDFNEKRLKYSLIIGFLTGVLLLTRPNYFWVPPLYLILTANSFKGEGYLFLLKKYIFFSITLLLVITPWIIYTDTKLGEPTLTTNGGVNFYIGNNHNSTGRYCDPYGLKENNSEILRSREGFKKGLDYIFTYPADYFALCLKKIDLLLYIPQRLPSELTTHSDSNITEMLFSSIINLGFIAIQLVGIRGLIYSKGQIKNKQISNFIIGSLFFLYTTPIVFFVYVRATIPIIFIWILISSPYLVYIIKVALAHPAASNGVCSHHH; this comes from the coding sequence ATGAATTTAAAAAATAATTTAGCAAAAGTTACACAAGCTTACTGCAGCATTGTCGATAATTTTTTCCAATGGATACTCATAAGAATTTTGATTAAAAAAAGTACTTATCTAAAAATTTTAAAATCGGTATATATAAATGAAAAAACAATCTTAGCATGTTTATTTTTAATTGCTCTCACTATTCGAATCTCAGTATATGCAATTTTATCCCCTGCATATTATCCATTAGATCCATCTGACCTTTCAAGCGATTCAAGAGCTTATGATCTGAATGCTATAAATGGGATCACAAATGGTGAATTTTCAACATATTGGCAGCCAGGAATCAGTTTTATCTTAGGTATTATATATCTTATTTTTGGACATAATATAATAATTGCATCCTTATTATTAATTCTGATTGGTTCATATGTGGGAATTATCTCATATTTAATTTCTAAGTACATATTCTCTCAGAAAAAAGCTGGATATTTATCTTTTTTTTTAATAGCTATTTATCCCTATCTTATCTTAGAATCTCCAAAAATAATGTCTGATACCTTTGCTCTGTTTATTTTTACATCATCTTTATACTATATTATAAAAGATTTCAATGAGAAAAGGCTAAAATATTCTTTAATTATTGGCTTTCTTACAGGAGTATTATTGTTAACAAGGCCAAATTATTTTTGGGTTCCTCCATTGTATTTAATACTCACAGCCAATTCATTTAAAGGTGAAGGATATTTATTTTTGCTAAAAAAATACATATTTTTTTCAATCACGCTTTTATTGGTAATAACGCCTTGGATTATATATACAGATACGAAACTAGGAGAACCAACGCTTACAACTAATGGAGGAGTGAATTTTTATATAGGCAATAATCATAATTCAACAGGAAGGTATTGTGACCCATATGGCCTTAAAGAGAATAATAGTGAAATATTAAGAAGTAGAGAGGGTTTTAAGAAAGGATTAGACTATATTTTTACTTATCCAGCAGATTATTTCGCGTTGTGTTTAAAAAAAATTGATTTATTACTATATATTCCCCAAAGATTACCATCTGAGTTGACAACTCATTCAGACTCAAATATTACAGAAATGTTGTTCAGTTCTATTATTAATCTGGGATTCATTGCTATCCAACTCGTTGGTATAAGAGGACTAATATATTCAAAAGGGCAAATTAAAAATAAACAAATATCTAATTTTATAATAGGTAGTCTTTTTTTCTTGTACACAACACCTATCGTTTTTTTTGTTTATGTACGAGCTACCATTCCTATCATATTTATATGGATACTTATTTCAAGCCCATACTTAGTTTATATAATCAAAGTTGCGCTGGCGCACCCAGCTGCAAGCAATGGTGTATGTTCGCACCACCACTAA
- a CDS encoding IS4 family transposase, which yields MSPRSPPTLEDSLREMFPEEWLRQTARETGLIIRERKIDPVIIFWVLTLSFGVRLQRTLASLKREYETESHKIISDSSWYYRFTPELVEFLHQCVIHGIEELAKEPGRKLSKKLENFQDVLIQDSTIVRLHSSLADKFPVARTRKVAAGIKVGVMVSAVANGPKTVALYSEKTAEIKTLKIGPWIKDRILLVDLGFYKTQMFARVEENGGYFVSRIRKNMDPILVSVEEGLSKTKSKEFAGKTVSECIKQLSGKDLDAVVKIKFKRRVYKGKQKQDEMIVRLVAVYNDEDEKYHIYITNIQKDILNAKDIANLYGARWDIELLFKELKSKYALDVLETKNVQVIEALIWTAILALIVSRRIYSLVRNSTTHPEKMARYTQLRWSTIFAENVSDLLTVILHICGIQRTFETIYGAFILNSQSSVLIPFYH from the coding sequence ATGTCTCCTCGTTCTCCACCTACTCTTGAGGACTCTCTTCGGGAAATGTTTCCCGAAGAGTGGTTAAGGCAAACTGCCAGAGAAACTGGTCTTATAATACGTGAACGTAAAATTGACCCTGTCATCATCTTTTGGGTTTTAACTCTGAGTTTTGGTGTACGCTTGCAGCGTACACTTGCCAGTTTGAAACGAGAATATGAAACTGAGTCTCATAAAATCATAAGCGATAGCAGTTGGTACTATCGTTTCACTCCAGAACTTGTTGAGTTCCTACATCAGTGTGTAATTCACGGCATAGAAGAACTTGCAAAAGAACCTGGTAGAAAACTTAGCAAGAAACTCGAAAACTTCCAAGATGTTCTCATTCAGGACAGTACAATTGTTCGTCTTCACTCTTCTTTAGCAGACAAATTTCCAGTAGCAAGAACAAGAAAAGTAGCTGCAGGCATAAAAGTGGGGGTTATGGTAAGCGCAGTTGCTAACGGACCTAAAACAGTTGCCCTGTATTCTGAAAAAACAGCTGAGATCAAGACATTAAAAATAGGTCCCTGGATCAAAGATCGTATTCTGCTTGTTGATCTTGGTTTTTACAAAACTCAGATGTTTGCAAGGGTTGAGGAAAATGGAGGATATTTTGTTTCAAGAATAAGGAAAAATATGGATCCTATTCTTGTTTCTGTTGAAGAGGGACTTTCTAAGACAAAAAGCAAGGAGTTCGCTGGAAAAACTGTTAGTGAATGCATTAAACAACTTTCTGGGAAAGATCTTGATGCTGTTGTGAAAATAAAGTTTAAAAGAAGAGTATACAAAGGTAAACAAAAACAGGATGAGATGATTGTACGTCTTGTTGCAGTCTATAATGACGAGGATGAAAAGTACCATATTTATATCACAAATATTCAGAAAGATATTTTGAATGCAAAAGATATTGCAAACCTATATGGAGCAAGATGGGACATAGAACTGCTTTTCAAAGAATTGAAAAGCAAATACGCGCTAGACGTTCTTGAAACAAAGAATGTGCAGGTAATTGAAGCTCTAATCTGGACAGCAATATTGGCACTAATCGTTAGCAGAAGAATATATTCTCTTGTAAGAAACTCAACAACTCATCCTGAAAAAATGGCTAGATATACACAGTTACGTTGGAGTACAATATTTGCAGAGAATGTATCAGATTTGTTGACAGTAATTCTGCATATATGTGGGATTCAGAGGACTTTTGAAACGATATATGGTGCTTTTATTCTTAACTCTCAGTCAAGCGTTTTAATCCCTTTTTATCATTAA
- the ppdK gene encoding pyruvate, phosphate dikinase: protein MSKFVYFFGKDVTDGKASMRDLLGGKGAGLAEMANLGIPVPPGFTITTEVCVLYLKGKKYSEEVLKQVEEAIDKLETLNNKKLGDPEDPLLVSVRSGARVSMPGMMDTVLNLGLTDKSVLGLANKVNDERFAYDCYRRFISMFGDVVLGIDFDKFESLIEDKKKELKVESDTDLDAKALKDLAERFKGVIKLEKGFEFPQDPKVQLQMAIDAVFDSWNNPRAITYRKLNEIDDSWGTAVNVQTMVYGNRGNTSGTGVAFTRNPSTGERKFFGEYLINAQGEDVVAGIRTPDFIDTLGNKIPEAYNQLVDICRKLEAHFKDMQDIEFTIQEGKLYMLQTRTGKRTAAAAVKLATDMVAEGLIDKETAVTRVKAEHIDLLLHPRIDPNAKLEVVAKGLPASPGAAVGKVVFTAEVAEEMAEKGEKTILVRTETSPEDIGGMAAAQGVITVRGGMTSHAAVVGRGMGKPCVVGCGDISIDTKSNLFMVNGYTVKEHDYVTIDGSTGSVIIGKVELIDAEINEDLKKILQWADEIRTLGVRTNADNPADAGLARELGAEGIGLCRTEHMFLGEERIPVVREMIMAEDEKSRRKALKKLLPMQKEDFLGIFRSMEGLPVTIRLLDPPLHEFLPDKEELDAKLRELEASGDSSGKINEVKKVIQRVVSLKEINPMLGHRGCRLGITYPEIYDMQVRAIMEAACELTNEGMKITPEIMIPLVGLVKELAITREEVCKMAEAVMAEKGVKIDYKVGTMIELPRAAIVADQIAQEADFFSFGTNDLTQTTFGFSRDDVSKFVPIYQKAGIIEHDPFAVLDQEGVGEIMKIGISKGRSVKPDLKMGICGEHGGEPRSIHFAYDIGLNYVSCSPYRVPIARLVAAQSTIESRK, encoded by the coding sequence TTGTCCAAGTTCGTATATTTTTTTGGAAAGGATGTAACTGATGGCAAAGCTAGCATGAGAGACTTACTTGGAGGTAAGGGCGCAGGCCTAGCCGAAATGGCAAACCTCGGAATTCCCGTACCACCAGGTTTTACGATAACAACTGAAGTTTGCGTACTTTATCTGAAAGGTAAGAAGTATTCTGAAGAAGTACTCAAACAGGTTGAAGAAGCGATCGATAAGCTCGAGACCTTAAACAACAAAAAGTTGGGGGACCCAGAAGATCCACTGCTTGTTTCTGTAAGGTCCGGTGCCAGGGTGTCCATGCCGGGGATGATGGATACCGTTCTTAACCTTGGGCTCACGGACAAATCTGTTCTTGGACTCGCAAATAAGGTCAATGACGAAAGGTTCGCTTACGATTGTTACCGCAGATTTATCTCTATGTTTGGAGACGTAGTTCTAGGAATTGACTTCGACAAGTTCGAGTCCCTTATTGAGGATAAGAAAAAAGAACTTAAAGTCGAGTCTGACACCGATCTCGATGCAAAAGCACTGAAAGATCTGGCTGAAAGGTTCAAGGGAGTAATCAAACTCGAAAAAGGATTTGAGTTCCCCCAGGACCCGAAGGTCCAGCTTCAGATGGCAATTGATGCTGTTTTTGATTCCTGGAACAATCCAAGAGCCATCACATACAGAAAGCTTAACGAAATCGATGACAGCTGGGGCACAGCTGTCAATGTACAGACCATGGTTTACGGGAACAGAGGAAATACCTCAGGCACAGGAGTTGCTTTTACAAGAAACCCGTCTACAGGAGAAAGGAAATTCTTCGGAGAGTACCTTATCAACGCACAGGGCGAAGATGTTGTTGCAGGCATCCGAACTCCTGACTTTATTGATACTCTTGGGAATAAGATTCCTGAAGCCTATAATCAGCTTGTTGATATCTGTAGGAAGCTCGAAGCCCACTTCAAAGATATGCAGGACATAGAGTTTACTATCCAGGAAGGAAAACTCTACATGCTGCAGACCAGAACAGGAAAACGTACAGCTGCCGCAGCCGTAAAGTTAGCAACTGACATGGTAGCAGAAGGGTTGATTGATAAGGAAACCGCAGTCACAAGGGTTAAAGCCGAACACATCGACCTGCTCCTGCACCCCAGAATTGACCCCAATGCAAAACTGGAAGTAGTCGCAAAGGGACTTCCTGCATCACCCGGAGCTGCTGTAGGAAAAGTTGTATTTACTGCCGAAGTAGCCGAGGAAATGGCTGAGAAGGGAGAAAAGACAATTCTTGTCAGGACCGAAACTTCCCCTGAAGACATCGGAGGAATGGCAGCTGCCCAGGGTGTCATCACCGTACGTGGGGGAATGACCTCTCACGCAGCAGTCGTTGGAAGAGGTATGGGAAAGCCTTGTGTTGTGGGTTGTGGAGACATATCCATCGATACAAAGAGCAACCTCTTTATGGTAAATGGTTACACTGTCAAGGAGCATGATTATGTTACCATTGATGGAAGCACAGGCAGTGTAATTATCGGGAAAGTAGAGCTGATTGATGCTGAAATTAATGAGGATCTAAAGAAGATTCTTCAGTGGGCCGACGAGATCAGGACTCTCGGAGTAAGAACAAATGCAGATAATCCGGCAGATGCAGGTCTAGCCCGTGAACTAGGGGCTGAAGGTATAGGACTTTGCAGAACTGAACATATGTTCTTAGGAGAAGAAAGGATTCCCGTAGTAAGGGAAATGATCATGGCCGAAGATGAGAAGTCCAGGAGGAAAGCCCTTAAAAAGTTACTTCCTATGCAGAAAGAAGACTTCCTTGGAATCTTCCGCAGCATGGAAGGCCTGCCTGTTACTATCAGGCTGCTTGACCCACCACTTCATGAGTTCCTTCCTGACAAGGAAGAGCTTGACGCAAAGCTCAGGGAACTCGAAGCCTCAGGAGATTCTTCCGGAAAGATCAACGAGGTAAAGAAGGTCATTCAGCGTGTGGTTTCCCTCAAAGAAATAAACCCTATGCTTGGTCACAGGGGATGCAGGCTTGGAATCACCTATCCGGAAATCTATGATATGCAGGTACGCGCAATCATGGAAGCAGCCTGTGAACTTACAAACGAGGGAATGAAGATTACTCCTGAAATTATGATTCCTCTCGTGGGTCTTGTAAAAGAGCTTGCCATTACAAGGGAAGAAGTCTGCAAGATGGCAGAGGCAGTCATGGCTGAGAAAGGCGTAAAGATCGATTACAAAGTAGGAACAATGATCGAACTGCCCAGAGCCGCAATTGTCGCAGACCAGATTGCTCAGGAAGCCGATTTCTTCTCCTTCGGGACAAACGACCTGACCCAGACAACCTTCGGGTTCAGCCGTGACGATGTGTCCAAATTCGTGCCTATCTACCAGAAAGCAGGAATTATTGAGCACGATCCGTTTGCAGTCCTGGATCAGGAAGGCGTTGGCGAGATCATGAAAATCGGTATATCAAAAGGTCGCTCTGTCAAACCCGACCTCAAAATGGGAATCTGTGGAGAACACGGCGGAGAGCCAAGGTCCATTCACTTCGCCTATGATATAGGTCTTAACTATGTAAGCTGCTCTCCTTACAGAGTTCCGATTGCAAGACTCGTAGCTGCCCAGAGCACAATTGAGTCAAGAAAGTAA
- a CDS encoding Gar1/Naf1 family protein: protein MKRLGKVLHRTGVKNLIIRGDEVKPENISNGFPKLNSVVVDKALNRIGTIVSVFGPVDHPYFLVKGFKRTPDSEFRALIDERVYIQ from the coding sequence ATGAAACGACTCGGTAAAGTGCTGCACAGAACAGGTGTTAAAAACCTGATAATTAGAGGGGATGAGGTAAAACCCGAGAATATCTCAAATGGTTTTCCTAAATTGAATTCGGTCGTTGTAGATAAAGCCCTGAATCGGATTGGTACGATCGTAAGTGTTTTCGGACCAGTAGACCATCCATATTTTTTAGTGAAGGGCTTTAAACGAACTCCTGATTCAGAATTTAGAGCTCTTATTGATGAAAGAGTCTATATTCAGTGA